In the genome of Myroides phaeus, one region contains:
- a CDS encoding rhomboid family intramembrane serine protease has translation MDISTIVLIIIALNGLVTYKGLNDFSFFNKYCFDISRINAGEKHRFFTSGFLHADWMHFMFNMLTLYFFADIIIFTSGVLYFVLIYLVSLVVGNVLTYQFFKNQPNYRAVGASGAIMGVLYASILLNPDMSLYLFFIPIPIPAYAFAVGYLLYSIYGMKKNNDGIGHTAHIGGAIAGLVLILLKYPVLLQAEYKLIAILLIPVLILVGMYKNKRIR, from the coding sequence ATGGATATATCTACAATTGTTCTAATCATTATAGCTTTAAATGGGTTGGTAACGTATAAAGGGTTGAATGACTTTAGTTTTTTCAACAAGTATTGTTTTGACATCAGTCGCATTAACGCTGGGGAAAAACATAGATTCTTTACTTCTGGGTTTTTACACGCCGATTGGATGCACTTTATGTTTAATATGCTTACGCTGTATTTCTTTGCAGATATCATCATATTTACGTCAGGAGTACTTTATTTTGTGCTAATCTACTTGGTGAGTTTAGTGGTTGGAAATGTATTGACATATCAATTCTTTAAAAATCAACCAAACTATAGAGCAGTAGGGGCATCAGGAGCAATTATGGGAGTGTTATATGCGTCTATTTTGTTAAATCCAGATATGAGTTTGTATTTGTTCTTTATCCCAATTCCAATTCCTGCTTACGCTTTTGCGGTAGGATACTTGCTGTATTCAATCTACGGAATGAAGAAAAACAACGATGGAATAGGGCATACAGCACATATAGGAGGGGCTATAGCTGGTTTAGTGTTGATTTTACTGAAATATCCTGTGCTACTTCAAGCAGAGTATAAGTTGATCGCAATATTGTTAATTCCTGTTTTAATTTTAGTGGGGATGTATAAAAACAAAAGGATACGATAG
- a CDS encoding acyl-CoA synthetase, translated as MKDLYKKIGELLIEQDFNALHDLKIEKPDYFNWVQEVYEDIHVQETPDKTALLWTDGEVTHHYTFKTLYNRYNQLINFLRTKGIQQGDVVLTQMMLQRINWVTHLAAIKAGYALSPAASILGVQDLAYRFEKIMPKVILADSDNVEKIDEAERVSGVKVPVKIIVDGQREGWYPLTVIDEQPTESEGAKTKPDDTLFMFFTSGTTGMPKIVCHTQLSQPLGHLTTTAWIGVTKNDIHYNISQPGWGKFAWSSLFAPWNVGATIFAFHTKERFSAAKTLSLIEKYKITTLCAPPTVLRFFIQEDLKKYNFSLRQCVAAGEPLNPEIIEEWKEATGILVRDGFGQTESTCMVANYPNAKVKYGSMGKPTFLYDIVIADEDGREVPTNEEGNICVRTNTTQLNGIFKEYLYDKEKQAQVFNHNLYYTGDKAYKDEDGYIWFIGRDDDVIKASDYRIGPFEVESVLLEHTAIIESAVVASPHPVKGYEVKAFVIINDTATASNELAQEIFAFSRQNLAPYKMPRKIEFVTELPKTVSGKIKRVELRALQAERIAKKQAVPMEFDYVK; from the coding sequence ATGAAAGATTTGTATAAAAAAATCGGTGAGCTTCTCATCGAGCAGGATTTTAATGCCCTGCACGATCTAAAAATCGAAAAGCCCGACTACTTCAACTGGGTACAGGAGGTGTATGAGGATATTCACGTACAAGAAACGCCAGACAAAACGGCTTTGCTGTGGACTGATGGCGAGGTTACGCATCATTACACTTTTAAAACACTTTACAACAGATATAACCAATTGATTAATTTCTTGCGTACAAAAGGTATTCAGCAAGGAGATGTGGTGTTGACACAAATGATGTTGCAACGCATTAACTGGGTAACGCATTTAGCGGCTATTAAAGCGGGATATGCGCTATCGCCTGCCGCAAGTATTTTGGGCGTACAAGACTTGGCATATCGCTTTGAAAAGATTATGCCTAAGGTGATTCTTGCCGATAGTGATAACGTTGAAAAAATAGACGAAGCTGAACGAGTTTCTGGGGTAAAAGTACCCGTTAAAATTATTGTTGACGGACAACGCGAGGGGTGGTATCCGCTTACTGTGATTGATGAGCAACCGACAGAAAGCGAAGGGGCTAAAACAAAACCTGATGATACACTGTTTATGTTCTTTACCTCTGGAACTACGGGAATGCCTAAAATTGTTTGTCACACCCAATTAAGTCAGCCTTTAGGACATTTAACAACAACGGCTTGGATTGGGGTTACGAAAAACGATATCCATTATAATATTTCTCAACCGGGATGGGGTAAATTCGCTTGGAGTAGTTTATTTGCACCGTGGAATGTTGGGGCTACTATCTTTGCTTTTCACACCAAAGAGCGCTTTAGTGCGGCAAAAACATTGTCGCTAATAGAGAAATATAAGATTACTACTTTGTGTGCACCTCCCACGGTACTACGCTTTTTTATTCAAGAGGATTTGAAAAAGTACAACTTCAGCTTGAGACAGTGCGTTGCAGCTGGGGAACCTCTAAACCCGGAGATTATTGAGGAGTGGAAAGAGGCAACGGGTATTTTAGTTAGGGATGGTTTTGGACAGACCGAAAGTACATGTATGGTAGCAAACTACCCTAACGCTAAAGTGAAATACGGCTCAATGGGAAAACCTACTTTCTTATATGATATTGTGATTGCGGATGAGGACGGTCGTGAAGTACCGACAAACGAAGAAGGAAATATCTGTGTGCGCACAAACACCACTCAGTTAAACGGAATTTTTAAAGAGTATTTATACGATAAGGAGAAACAAGCACAGGTGTTTAACCACAACTTGTACTATACGGGTGATAAAGCCTATAAGGACGAGGATGGCTACATCTGGTTTATCGGAAGGGATGACGATGTTATCAAAGCGTCAGACTATCGAATCGGACCGTTTGAAGTGGAGAGTGTACTTCTTGAACACACGGCTATTATTGAATCAGCAGTAGTGGCAAGTCCACATCCAGTCAAGGGATACGAGGTTAAAGCCTTTGTGATTATCAACGATACAGCAACGGCTTCAAACGAATTGGCACAAGAGATATTTGCGTTTAGTCGCCAAAACTTAGCGCCTTATAAAATGCCGCGCAAAATAGAGTTTGTTACTGAATTACCGAAAACGGTGAGTGGAAAAATCAAACGCGTAGAACTGCGTGCTTTACAAGCAGAACGCATTGCGAAGAAACAGGCGGTTCCAATGGAATTTGACTATGTAAAATAA
- a CDS encoding lysophospholipid acyltransferase family protein encodes MNFIVYILIYPLLWLVSKLPFPVFYFISDCFYVLLYRIVGYRKKTVRENIRMTMPELSDEEVKKIEKESFRHLCDIFLEMIKPLTVSEKELAKRYKFTNVEAIHEVEKQGKSVMLFCAHYANWEWMIILDKFVAYKGYAVYKKINNPHFDNLIKRIRARFGTTLVEMKETIRLIRQNEVSKKHGIYAFISDQSPMVSQANYWQEFMGIEVPVFTGGEALCKKFDMVPMYLKVEYIKRGHYQATFVPLSAEGENVKEIPNYELSNRFLQEVEKSIREAPSYYFWTHKRWKHRGKKPKNIK; translated from the coding sequence ATGAATTTTATCGTTTACATCCTTATATATCCCCTTTTATGGCTTGTTTCTAAACTGCCTTTTCCTGTATTTTACTTTATATCAGACTGTTTTTATGTACTGCTATACCGCATTGTGGGGTACAGAAAAAAGACCGTACGTGAAAACATTCGTATGACTATGCCAGAGCTGTCTGATGAAGAAGTGAAAAAGATTGAAAAAGAATCGTTTAGACATTTATGCGACATCTTCTTAGAGATGATCAAACCACTTACTGTATCTGAAAAAGAACTGGCAAAACGCTATAAATTCACCAATGTAGAAGCGATTCACGAAGTAGAAAAACAAGGAAAAAGTGTTATGTTATTTTGTGCACATTACGCCAATTGGGAATGGATGATTATCTTAGACAAATTCGTTGCATACAAAGGATATGCTGTCTATAAAAAAATCAATAATCCGCATTTTGACAATCTAATTAAGCGTATTCGCGCTCGTTTTGGAACAACATTAGTTGAAATGAAAGAGACAATTCGCCTTATTCGTCAAAATGAAGTAAGCAAAAAACACGGTATATACGCTTTTATCAGTGACCAATCGCCTATGGTGAGTCAGGCTAACTACTGGCAAGAGTTTATGGGTATTGAAGTTCCTGTGTTTACGGGTGGTGAAGCCTTGTGCAAAAAGTTTGATATGGTGCCGATGTACTTAAAAGTAGAATACATCAAACGAGGGCATTACCAAGCTACCTTTGTTCCCCTAAGTGCTGAAGGTGAAAATGTAAAAGAGATACCAAATTACGAATTGTCTAACCGATTCTTACAAGAGGTTGAAAAGTCGATTAGAGAAGCTCCTTCCTACTATTTCTGGACACATAAACGTTGGAAACACAGAGGAAAGAAACCTAAAAATATCAAGTAG
- the glmM gene encoding phosphoglucosamine mutase, whose protein sequence is MTLIKSISGIRGTIGGKVGDNLTPIDAVKFASAYGTFLKNSSNKEELKVVIGRDARISGPMIHNLVVNTLVGLGIHVIDLGLSTTPTVEVAVPMEKADGGIILTASHNPKQWNALKLLNAKGEFLSGAEGQTILELAEKEAFDFAEVDNLGTIEYKDNYMDLHIEEVLNLKLVDVEAIKARKFKVVVDAVNSSGGIIIPALLRRLGVEVVELYCEPNGHFPHNPEPLKEHLQDICELVKKEKADFGVVVDPDVDRLAFISNDGEMFGEEYTLVAVADYVLSKTPGNTVSNLSSSRALRDITNKHNGEYNASAVGEVNVVELMKATNAIIGGEGNGGIIYPEIHYGRDSIVGVALFLTHLSNLDMTVAELRASYPQYYMSKNKIELTPKLNVDMILEQIAENYSDQDVSTIDGVKIDFPTSWVHLRKSNTEPIIRIYTEAGTQADADSLAIRMIEELKVIAGI, encoded by the coding sequence AAGTAGGGGATAACTTAACTCCTATTGATGCTGTTAAGTTTGCATCTGCTTATGGTACTTTTTTAAAGAACTCATCAAACAAGGAAGAACTTAAGGTTGTAATCGGTAGAGATGCGCGTATTTCAGGGCCAATGATTCATAATTTAGTTGTCAATACGCTTGTAGGTTTAGGTATTCACGTGATTGACTTAGGTCTATCTACAACACCTACTGTTGAAGTAGCTGTACCAATGGAGAAAGCTGATGGTGGTATTATTTTAACGGCGTCTCACAATCCAAAACAATGGAATGCGTTGAAGTTGTTAAATGCAAAAGGGGAATTCTTAAGCGGAGCTGAAGGACAAACTATTTTAGAGTTAGCAGAAAAAGAAGCTTTTGACTTTGCAGAAGTTGATAATTTAGGAACTATAGAGTACAAAGACAACTATATGGACTTACATATAGAAGAGGTACTTAACTTAAAATTAGTTGACGTTGAGGCAATCAAAGCACGTAAGTTTAAAGTGGTTGTTGATGCTGTAAACTCGTCAGGAGGAATCATTATTCCTGCGTTATTAAGACGTTTAGGAGTTGAAGTAGTGGAATTATACTGTGAGCCAAACGGACACTTCCCTCACAATCCAGAACCATTAAAAGAACACTTACAAGATATCTGTGAGTTAGTGAAGAAAGAAAAAGCAGACTTCGGTGTTGTTGTTGACCCGGATGTGGATAGACTTGCTTTCATTTCTAACGACGGAGAAATGTTTGGTGAGGAGTACACTTTAGTTGCTGTGGCTGATTACGTATTAAGTAAAACACCAGGTAATACAGTATCTAACTTATCATCTTCTCGTGCATTGCGCGATATTACAAATAAACACAACGGAGAGTACAACGCATCTGCAGTTGGAGAAGTAAACGTTGTTGAGTTGATGAAAGCGACTAACGCTATCATTGGTGGTGAAGGTAATGGTGGTATCATCTATCCAGAAATTCACTACGGACGTGATTCTATTGTTGGAGTTGCTTTATTCTTAACACATTTATCTAATTTAGATATGACTGTGGCTGAATTAAGAGCATCTTACCCTCAGTATTATATGAGTAAAAACAAGATTGAACTTACTCCTAAGTTAAATGTTGATATGATTTTAGAGCAAATCGCTGAGAACTACAGTGATCAAGACGTATCTACAATTGACGGAGTTAAGATTGACTTCCCAACTTCTTGGGTACATTTGAGAAAATCAAATACTGAGCCTATTATCCGTATTTATACAGAAGCAGGAACACAAGCAGACGCTGATAGCTTAGCTATTCGTATGATTGAAGAATTAAAAGTTATTGCTGGTATTTAA
- a CDS encoding SIMPL domain-containing protein: MIPKLLWLSNLDTFVNKKKKNSMRNAGIMFASLLMTTTAIVAQNHQGVVVPQVQVNGIGKVSVTPDKVSIRIGVDNKADDANSAKKANDVVIAKVIKYAKSLKIDDKQIQTQRVNLYKSRDYEEKKDYFQASQTLTISLDDISKYEKVMTGLMDLGINRIDGVEFTSSKAASYETEARTLAVKEAKQKATDYANALGQKVGKAILVSDGTSYDAPIVRPMYMMKSASVDEMKETLAVGEIEVTSTVSISFSLE, from the coding sequence ATGATTCCGAAACTCCTATGGCTTTCTAATTTGGATACATTTGTAAACAAGAAAAAGAAAAATAGTATGAGAAATGCAGGAATTATGTTCGCGTCATTATTGATGACAACAACAGCAATTGTGGCACAAAACCACCAAGGAGTAGTTGTTCCACAAGTACAAGTAAACGGAATAGGAAAAGTAAGTGTTACACCAGATAAGGTTAGTATCCGCATTGGTGTTGATAACAAAGCAGACGACGCTAATAGCGCTAAAAAAGCAAATGACGTTGTTATTGCTAAGGTTATCAAATACGCAAAAAGCTTAAAAATAGACGATAAACAAATTCAAACGCAACGCGTTAATTTATACAAGTCAAGAGATTATGAAGAGAAGAAAGACTACTTTCAAGCTTCACAAACATTGACTATTTCTCTTGATGATATCAGCAAATATGAGAAAGTAATGACGGGGTTGATGGATTTGGGAATCAACAGAATTGACGGAGTAGAGTTTACATCTTCAAAAGCAGCAAGCTACGAAACAGAAGCGCGTACGTTAGCCGTAAAAGAGGCAAAACAAAAAGCAACAGATTACGCGAATGCATTAGGACAAAAGGTAGGAAAGGCAATTCTTGTATCAGATGGTACGTCTTACGATGCGCCAATTGTACGTCCGATGTATATGATGAAAAGCGCAAGTGTTGATGAGATGAAAGAAACATTAGCAGTTGGAGAAATTGAAGTTACATCAACTGTATCTATCAGTTTTTCATTAGAATAA